AGGAAAACTAAATAAACATGGGTAAATAATGAAGGAATTTAACCGAGAATTATGGTAAGATTTAGTACGACAACATCACTTTCCGCAGATTTTCAATTACTTGTTTTCCGTTGAATCCCTAAAAAGCACCTTCCCAAGCTTTAAACGGGGTGGGAACTTATAAATGAGGAattgaattatatttatttttattaattaagcaACCAATAAGGCTAAAAGGTGACATCAAAGGAAAGGTTTCAAGTGATTTTTAATTGAAAGAGGAACGTGGGATAATAGTTGCATGCTCAATCAATTATTAAATCGtaaatttcagaaaaaataaGGCCTAATCTTAATCATTCTCCTTTATCAtgtgcattttattttattccaaAAAAGTTTCCCCTCATTAACATTCACCTAATATATTTTGTAACGGGGCAATATTAATTCCTCTTTTGTGTACTATCTCATTCTCTATTTCTattgtttctctttttctacttttgttattttcttcctGCTACCTATTTATCCTTACCCactattgattatattttttttttcctttttggttgatgttaaaaatagaattacttttatatatactattccATCAAGTAGTTGTACCTTCTTAggttacaaattattttattattcaacaGGTATctcttaaaataatttaaaaactatgcttaaataaaataatttccaAGCAGAACTTGTTTTCTAAATAATCTTGGATTATTAATTAAtcctttgactttaaaattgaGGATTCAGGTACTAAGCCATAAACAACTCCCAACTAAAAGGACTCGAAGCTATTTAGGCTAAGCATCAAATTATTAGCCAACTAATTCTAACCCTCCCGCGAATTATTATATCCCGTCTTAAATGCATATAACTCAGTTGCAAATAACTACAAATTTTCAAATGCACACGAATTTCAAAGCAGCAAATTATCGCGGAAATGCTCAGAACTTTTCCCCGAATTATCCAGTCTCCAAAATCACATAACTTCGTTGGAATAGCGACAATTTCCTTGGATATTCAATCCCCCCGAATAAGCACGAATCTCAACGCCCCCGAAGCCCTTTTCCGCGAAACCGTAGGATCTAATCAAGCGCGTTGCTCCCACCCACCGCCCGTTTCCCAACGACGTGGAGCACGAGAAGCACGTGCGCTCGTCGGCTACGAAACGAGTCCTCGGGCGCCAACTCATTGGGCCCACGTGGCTTCTTCTGATTGGTCCCAGAACCTCACGCCACGTCGGATATGGTGTTATGCCTTATCTAAAAATCAACGGTCCAGTTGTAACGTTGCTGTCGCTTCACCGTTCATATTCACCGTCCGATCACTAGGTTGGTAGCCGTTGGACCCATCGAAGGGCCCCATTTTAGCGGAGTGGGCCCCACCTTGCAAATGCTTCCCAGTTGCCCAAGCTGGGTTTGACCTCTGACCACGCTCGCCGGTCGTATTCTtacctccttcttcttcttctttttttccttaattttttatgttgtttatattatatttttaagttaaaatttaaaaatagcgTAAAGAAGCATAGAGAACtttatttatactttaaaaaatatgtagTAATTCTTAAACCCACTGattaaaaaacttaaatctatttaaatttttaataataaaaaattatacaaataataaaaagtattcattttttatgaatAGAATGTAAGATTTGCATTTATGGCAATGGCATACAGATAATATTGCTTAAAGTTATATATCTATTGTGATTCTAAATTAGTTATATTAATCATGAAATTATGGTGATGGTAAAATAAAATGCCTAATACTGTGAGCTTCAACGAGAAATATATTTGGTTGATCACATGACATTGGCATGCtaataatagtaaatatatttgtCCACAGATGATTCATTAAAACTAgggctttttttaatttagtcctcctaccaaatttatatttgtacatGTGGCAATTTTATTGCCACACGGTCTCAAATTTGCATTTTTTGTGCCACAAAGattcttatataaaaaaatttaaaaaataagttggaTGAAATGAAATCAGCCTCATTAAATATGGTGAATGAATCACAATATTCAATTTTagtctattttttaaaacttacagacaaaaaaataaaaaaagaacacgATGACTTAACTATCGTGTTTAAACATGGCGATTTAAATTACCGTGTTCAATTTAAAATGCTACATAGGTACTCACGTGGCAAGAAAAAgtctatttatataaatataaatttattaaaattattttaaaaagaattgaaggcactaaatgaaaaaaaaaagtcctcaaagctaattaattatgcaTGTAGCAAATTTCAAATTGCTAACCTCTTGGTGATTgcatgtattttttgtttttcctttgaGGTCTGTTTTATCTCGTCCTTTTAGCTTAGTTAATTATTCTCAATGAATAAAATGGATAGCGTGaaacttatttttcaaaaaaaaaactccaagaTTCATACGACATTTATGTCTTTGTCCTGCAATTTTGctctgttatttatttatttttttaacaaaataaacgaccaacaaaaaataagaaaaaaaaacggtGGGGCCCAGTAGGGCTTAGGTGTTTCTTGGGAACAAACACACACTAGAGCAAGCCGTCAACGTTGGCGCGTACCAACCAACTTGGGGTCCTTGGTGGAATTTTTCCCTTGTGGGGCCCAGGAAGTCACGTGCTGGAGATCCGGGGCTCGTAGCCACATgcaggaaaaattctagaatgcaacgggtatattagtgacgtggcgtaacaaaccaatcaaattaatccttttaagaatatatgtcccatcatgattgtaaaaaagtatttttattgtacttttgtttgaaaagaaggaatgtgattggcttgttattgatgacgtggtgcaagtgtgacagtgtagaattcctccacaTGCAGAGACCCGCACGTGACTGCACGTCGGAGGCCCGTGAATCAGACGAAGATTCAGTGGCTTATTTTAACtcattaaaaaaaggaaaattaattCAACTTACTATCGTTTtgttttttcaataattttataaattaattttgtattaattattattaagaaCATATAATTGAGACTCGTAATTTGATGCACGTATTAGTTCTTTCacacaaaaaagaaatttttttttgggtctaaAAGGCTGTTATATCTTTTCAAGTATATTTCTCTAAAACATTTTTGCTGAAATtgattagaaatgagagtacttTTAGGTACAAAAGTTTGATCgaaagatattataaatagatGAGAAAAAAATGACATTTGAAATAATTGAGAGAGACACATTTAATGAGTACGTAAAATAGTCATTTGATATAGAGTAGTCGAATTAAACCAGCTAAAGAAACTATCAGAATTTGctaaatttctgaaaaattgaGAGGATAGATGTGCTAATATCAAGCttacataaataaaatagaaattttcttttgtgtAATAATAAAGGGTCTTCTACTCTAATGCCAAGTTTAATCATGGAAAATCATTTATGAGTTGCGATCAAGAAATATCTTGCaaacaaaaaagggaaaaaataaaaaaaaccttcTTATCTTAAAGTACACTAGGCCCTGTGAGGTGGGCTCGTGTTGTAAGAGAGAGCGCGAGGCCCATATATCAGCCCAATATTGAAATGATAATCCCGATTCAACTCATCATAAAGCCCACTAAGTGGTAGGCCCAAAATCATATCCCCGGCGTAGCCATTCGGATTTATTCGCGCCAAGAACTTTTGGAcctgatattttttaaaaaaatggccCAGCCTAATAACGATCCACTTCGAAGGCAAATGATCTGGTGAACCTAGTTCACCACGTCAGCAAGGGTCCTATGGACCGTTCTCCGTTTTCAGTTCTCCGTCGATGTCGACCTCcctctttttaaaaaatctcagcgagagagagagatagagagagagagagagagagagggagagatggaCGCACGTCCTTCAACCGTGAAAGCTGCGCCTAAACTATATCTTCTCGTGTAAGCTTCTCTCTGTGCTCCCTCTCCCCTCCTACATAGagtcctcatctctctctctctctctctctctctctctctctctctatctctctcatgGAACCTGGCCAATGCTCTGGCTCCAAGGAGGACGACGTCGCCTGGGCCAAACTCGGTACAATCCcctatctccctctctctatcttcCCCTGTAGTCCgagatctagggttttggaattaTAGGGTTTTGATCGCGATTTTGTTAATCTTGGCTACGCTGAATGCAATAATTTGAAGTCGAATTAGTTTGCGTAATCTTACTTGAGGCGTTATTTCTCGGCGGTGGCAGTGCCCGCCGACTCCAGGTACTCGGAAGTGTACATCAGGTGCGGGGACGCGACGGTGTGCTCGGAAGTATCGAGCTCGTCGGCGGAGAAGTTCACATGGTGCGAGATAACGCCCAGCTCCGAGAAGGATTCGGCGACGATCAGAAACTTGAGGTTTGGTCTCCTGATTTTTCGATGTTTTGCGATCTTAATTGGACATTTCGTGAATCCCCTTCTAGTGTTCTCTAATAAATTGTAGAAATAACTGTGTAGTAAAAACttgttttttatttacactAGAACTCAGCACTACATTGAGTGATCTATTGTCATGTTTCAACTTTCGGTTTGTGCACTTCAGAAGGTTCTCTATACGAGAAGTTTAAGCATTAAACTGAGTGTTCGTATGTATGTTTCCACTTGTACTTTATTATTGGTACTCAACCGTAAGTGATTCCATGCTTTTAAACTATTAGGTTCTTCTCTTTGTTTTGCTACCTCGTAGACGTATCTCCtaagaaaattcttttatacgTTGTTTCTAAATATGCTTGGTATTGAGAGTTCTATTTCTTTAGGATTTTCATGATGCCTCCCATCTGAAAGTTGCTTTAACGTTTTTCTTTCTCACTTCAATGGTGAAGTTCAAATGGCATCATTGTTGATGGGAATATTGTTGAAGAAGAAGCAGTGGATATAAAAAGTGGAACTGAAGTCATTTCAGGGCCTGATAAAGAAGGTAAAACAatattctttttgttatttttgggACTATTAACTGAGCTTCTTTGAAGAGGTTATCTCAAAGGTAATTATGTCTGTCTTGACCCTTAGTCTTCTTTTCAGGATATTTATGTTATACATTCAAAGTAATACCTTTCGAGATACGCAACAAAAAGAATGTTCAGGTAACTGCCTTGAACATCTTGGACCATTCAattcaattatttaattatttgtgaTGTATATTCTAAATTGTTACTCCACATTCATTGCTAGATTGTCTTAGATGTTGAACATGCAAAATGCAGCATATGCTTAAACATATGGCATGATGTTGTTACAGTCGCTCCTTGTCTCCACAACTTCTGGTACTTAATCGTTTTCTTCACTGCTTTCCTTTACTTCATGATACTTCTTTCGCAAAGATGAATTCTAACCATCTTTATCCTTCTTAAAGTAACGGTTGCTTCTCGGAGTGGCTAAGGAGGTCTTCAACCCGCTCACGTGACAATGTGCAAAATGTAGTGTGCCCGCAGTGCAGGGCAAATGTACACTCTGTTggaaaaaatcactttttacGCAATATTGAAGAGGTACAGTTGCTTTGACTTAATATTTCTATATTCTTCAAATTGTGGAATCCTATTGTTTTATTTTGCTCATATTGTGAGTTCAGATTTTGAAGaagtttaatttgtttcaaCTTTCATCATTTCATGAAGATGACCATAATCAAGAAGAAGAGAATGTTGGTAGCTCGTGGTTTTATGAGGAATTTGTTTCTAAGTTTTAGGAGTTAGGTTGCTTGTGTTGTATAACTTTGGATCATATAATCAATAGGCAATCCCTTTTATGAACAGATGGTGCGAAGGATAGCCTTAATagttttctttccttctttcgctttctaaatttactttttttttttttggtttacttGCTTGATTATATCCATCTACACAAGAAGTGTATGAAATGATTAATCATTTAGGTGTTGTGTCTATTCATGTGACCGCTATTCAAATTTATATCATCTAGCCTCATTGCACATGCTGCATTGCAAATACATGGTGTGGCTTTGCTCCTTTGGCTTTTGACTTTGGATGTGTGTGGAactgttttaattttaaatttctgtATGTCCTGTGTTGTGTATTAAAATAAATGGAGCAGTGAGATCTCCATGGTTGTCACAGTTCATGACTTCGTGTACATCTGAGATGACTAATGTTGTGTGCTGTTGTTGTTCTCATGTCCAgttaatctgcatatgttagaTAGGGAAATCAATTTTCCCTTTTTGCGTGTTTGTTCTCTTGTTTTTGCTATTTCTCATCTTAATCTGTTTTGTGTAGGCAATCCTGCAAACTCATTCTTCACTAAAGCGTTCTGATGAAGAAATTGCTTTATTAGATACGTATGCCTCGATTAAATCAAATCTTGTAAGTTCAAATGTTTATTAAAAAaggtattgtttatttttagattaaGAAGACTGGTAGTGAATCAATCTCAGAGAGTCTTTTCAAAGATGTTTATATAGCTTCTGTGTATCTAACCGCATGTTGCAGTTTGATTCTTTAGACGATCTCTCTTAAGTTTTTAAAACATCACCTACTTAGATTGGGATTTATGAGTTTAATTAGTGATATCAATCAGTTCGTCTGCTTATTATGCATATTAATAATGTATATCTACAGTATGCTTCTATTCAAAATAGATGTAGATATGTACAGACATAGACGCAGACACAACGGACACATACACCCACATAATAAGACAACAGTACTTTTACAATGTTAAAACTGTAAGATGATCTACCCAAGACATCAATGGTTGAGAGAGAGCATGAAGTGGAATCTTCCTGACCAAATAGTCAGGAATCTTTGAATTGACAATGATGAGTTCACAAATCTTGTTGAGCACTGGAGCTTGAGGAGATTATTAGATATAGAAGTTACTAATCGTAGCAAAGGTCCTTTTGCAGATCAAACCTTGTGATATTTGAATGTCCTCGAGCTTTCTCTTCTTTGACTTTTACTAAAACTATGTTATCTGAAGAAGGCTTGAAATAGTAAAGATTTTCTTCAAGTTGAATTGTGCCAGTTTTTCTAAATATTGACACCTTGATTTGTGTGCAGTCCCACCTTTGGATGTTTGATGCATGCTAACCTCAcatcaaatttattattatcatgtgCATTTTCTTGTTGTCTTAGATTAACTAATCTGGAAATTTTCATCAGGTTAACTTTTTTGGAAACTCCCTTTATTTTACTTCTCTTAGGTATTGGGAAGGCAGAAAAACCCATCAAGAAAGCGACCTTTGTCTCTGTCAAGTGATGAAAGCAACATCACAGATCTTCCTTGCCCACAGTGTGGTAATATAGAAGCCTTCAATATTGTAgcttatagttaaaaaaatgttattgtGCATTTTATTAATGGCGAACAAGATGATCATCAAGCTTAAACATGCTACTGATCAAAAGAGCTAATGTATGAGAGTTGTGTGCACTTGTTATACATGTCGAAAATATAGTCCGAATTAGGACTAACTTGTTTCAATAtagttttaaacaaaagttCTTGATTTTGATCATTTTGCTCTTAATGTCTCAACCATTTTTATTTAGAAGTGGCGCCTATATTTTTAGCAGCTTGTTGACTCATATTTTGGGTGTTGAAATAGATTGTTTTTACATGGCTGAAGTCCTTACTGTGTAGCTTGAATCTCTTTTTAACGCTATACAATTTTCACCAGGCACTGAATTTGGTGGATTTAGATGCAGTCCAGGCACAGCACACTTGCAATGTCAAGGATGTGGCGGATTAATGCCATCTAGACCTAATAACGGTGTACCACAACATTGTAATTATCTACTTTTCATGTTTTATTAGTTTGTAAGTTTAGATTTCCAATACAGGCCTTCACCACATATTAACTTCAAATCACTGGTGTTATTTTCTCTTAGATACTGTCAATTTCTGATCTCATCACGTTGAAATAGATCTTTGTTCTAACTTTGAACTTGTTATTTGACTCTTTTCAGTTTGTGTAGCAATATTCTATGTTTATTCACCATAATTTATATCTACCTCTTATGTTCTTCACAAATGGCTATTCAATCAGGGCAATTCTGTAATGCAGGCTTAGGTTGTGATAGGGCATTTTGTGCGGCTTATTGGTGTTCACAAGGTGTGGATTCGAGTGAATTTGATCTAATCTGCCATCGGGACACATTCAAACCAGTATGCTAtgttgccattttttttttttttttttttttgcccttgaTTTATCAtccttcaattttaaatttgttaaccCGTAGGTCCTGTACCATCTATGCTACATTCTTTCAGAAATAGCCTTTGAtggagattaaaaaaattaaactattaatcaATTCACTTGTGTTACTGCTTTTGTCTTCATTATAAGCTTATTCTATCTATATATACGGCAACTTTATAGTGCTAAAAGATTGCCACTACTGTAGTCTACAGTTTGTATGATTTGGTAAACGGTTAATTATACTGACTCGGTGAATCTACGTTGCCGCTTGTTGTCAGCACATggacaatttaatttaatagctgtATAATATCCTTGTATTATACGTACACAGTTATATACCTCTTGGAAAAATTAGGATATTTCTTCATTCTGCAGATATCGGAGCGCACTATTTCCAGAATTCCTGATCTGGTGCACCAGAACAATCCTTATGAAAGAGATGTACGAGATCATATACTATATGCATTGGAACaaatatattacttttatatatcAAAATGATTGGTCTCTGATCTGACTACGTACATAAATTGTTCTGTTAGATTACAGAAAGGTGCATACAGCAGACAGGGAAGACACCGCAGGCTGTAATCTCAGAGTGGATTACCAAATTTGACAACAAGCAAATAGGTAAACTCTTTATGTTCTCAATTCCTACTAATTCAATGACCTTGAAAAATGTTATGAGCCCATATGCATTTACATATGATGCATAGAGAATATAGTTTGTTGCTTGATATATtgattacataattttttattttgcttcaaGTTATTCACCAGCCATTTCAAAGAGGCCTTGTTGTGTGTAATGACAGTTGTCTTCTTGGAACTTacatttttggaattttttgtgttttttttcctgGTCCTCGCAGACCGTTCAAGGTTGCAGATAAACCATGGCGAGACAATTACTTCCCAAACACATCTTTGCTAGTAAGTAGCCTTTTTGTGTCTGGCCTTTCTACTGATGCAGTGACGTCCTGCATGCTAGAAAAAGTGTGTAGAAAGTTCTTTATATCAGGGACTTTGTGCAAAATTGTGAGGCATTGAACTATTTGGTTTCTAAAAATGCTAGGCTCTTTTTGTAGTTCCCAGTTAAAAATAGCATGGTAACATTCCACGAGTGAAATGTATTTGATAGGTGTTACGATATCTGGTTGATTGAGCATTATGTACTGATTTATTCTCTCAATCTTTCTGGGGGATAGAAAAccctttatttttgaaatttattattagCTTTGAGTTCCTATTGACTTCCAACTTACAAGAATATCCTATCTTCCTATTTTTGAAATGGATGCAGTGATTGCTACAATAAATTGGTTGATTACCTCTTGTACTGGTTTCGAGTGTCGCTGCCTAGTAATGTGCGTACTTCTTATCCTTTTCTCGAGAATTCCTACTATTATTAGTTTGCATTAAAAAGATGCTACTCAAACATTATACAATTGAAGTTTGATTACAGTTGCCTTTTCCATGATCTTTGGTTCTTatggagaaggaaaaaaatgatCATGTTTCGTTTGTTTTTGCAAGTCCATTTATTCATAATCACTCAtgaacaaaaattatttgctcTAACATCTGCACTTTACATTTGATAAATCTCATCATTCAGActtattatttgttatattattacATGATAGTTGTGTTTCTTTTGCCAACTGTTTTCTTCTGTTCATTTCCTTTCTCCCCCCCCCTCTTTCCAGCTTCTTCCGCCAGATGCGGTCAACAGGGAGAACTGTTGGTATGGTTACGTCTGTCGTACCCAGCACCACAATGTTGAACATGCTCGGAAAAGGAACCATGTGTGCCGTCCGACAAGAGGCAATACATGAGTGATGGTTCTCTTTCAACAATTCTCTAACACCTAAAGGAGGAAATAGAAAAGCAAAGGAAGAAGACATAAGTTATAATCTACCATTATATATTTCAGCGGCATTTTGTCTGTTGTTCCCCTCGAATCCTGAGATCTCAATTAGCTCTCGTCTTGCAAAGTTTGATGTATGCTAGTGTCTTTTTCGTGTGATCTTTAAAGTTGGCCGAGTATCTCTACTGTGAAAGCAATCCATTAAtctgtttttttatatatatatcttcaatTAACATCAGTAGCTGAGTCATTTTTTGTCTCTCCCTTCTTTTTATCCCTTTAGCCGTGTCCTAATTCAATATTCGAAAATTGTTCTACTGTTATGATTGTGACGGCCAATTTAAGGAAATAGAACAGTATGTGAACTCTCGTAGGGTTCGTAGAGGAAGTGTTtttctctgttttctttttcttttttcttttccggtCATAAGGAGTAGCTCAAAAGCCCCACGAGACCTATCTATATATTGGGCGGTTTGGGTTTTCAAATTAGATGCTTTTTAAgtgttattatttttaatttttaccccATCGAGTCACATTCGATATTTTGTTGGTGTCTCCTACGCTCGGTGCCAAAACAGTATTAATGGAGCCGAGTACGTTTGGTACTATTAAAACCAACATACTATACTGTAGGTGTCAGCTCATTTATGTCCTGGTACCTTATTGGAGTGTTGCCCTTGAACCTGCTGAACGTTTGTCCAAAGATTTTGAACTACGCCACCACCGACATTCAAAAAGAGTCTAGTCAACCTTACAAATAGGtcaccgaccgtttctagagcaagtgataaaaaatttggtggttgatattcgagatccaagtttgaatcttagttgattcatatttttagttaagtttatttttaaatgaaataaacgaagtagatagtgtgctatctatctctctttctctctcaaaaaaaaaaaaaaaaaaaaaaaaaaacaaccttaCAAAGTGGTACACTTCATTTtccttaaaataaaatactgcaTGGACTTATCCCGCAAGCTCAGATCATTTATTAAAATGCAACACATACTTTGGAAAAAGATTGTGTGGCAAATTGCATGGCTTTAGAGtagcttttttttaatattaaaagtagTATTTACAGAAAAGCGAGAAATTGAAGTTTATAAATAGTTGAAgggtaaataaattttgagttacAAACAAAAACAGCGTTTAGGTAGAAACCAATGTGTTTTCTGACGCAGGAAGTGGTCGAGAATATCTGAAAGGAAAAAAGTTAGTAgtgttattttaattaagagCTTTAGCCGGGTTAAACATATTTAAAGAACACTTACATGATTTGTATGTTTCAATTGATCCAAACAGGCCTATTCATATACTCACCGATAAATTTGAACCTAATTTTACCCATGCTGCTGAAGATGCATTACTTATGTCCATCTCTTGGGTAAACAAAAAACAGCGTTCGACCTGCTTACCCAAAAAACAGCGTTCGACCTGCTTAAGTGAAGGATTATATTACAAGAGGAGGACACCCTTACGTGAAGGCAGAATGTTTCGACCTGCTTCACAATGATGGAAGAGTGTACTTTCTACTAAAGATACCTTTAAAAGTGACAAATGCTTTGATCTCGGTGATGGGCGGTCTGTTGACTTTTGGTCTGATAGGTGGTATGGTGACGCTCATTtgaaaacacttttttttcGATATTTATGAGAAAGTAGCTAAGAAGAGACTTTTAATCAAGGAGTGTCGCTTCCTATAAGGTTGGAGATGGAAAAAAATCCTACGAGGAACGGCGGTCCGGTTGTCGAGGGGTGACTGCCGAATCAGAGAATTCAAAGAGTTTCTCTCAAGTTTCCAAGTAGCGGACAGGCCGGATGAAATTCGATGGAGATGGAATGCTGGAAGGAGTTTTACTGTTAAGTCTATGTATGTACTGGTCTGAGATGGGGGAGTACTAGATTTTCTTTCGCTGAAGGTTTGGGAGTTGAAAATATCATCTaaagttagaatttttatttagttagcACTTAAAAAACGTCCACCTACGTTTGACAACTTACTCAAAAGAGGGTAGTCCGAGAATCAACAGTGCGTGATGTGCAGCAACGATGTTAAGACTGTTGATCATCTGCTTGTTGGATGCGTAATCAGCAAATTTTTAATGTTCAACATCCTAGAAGGTAGGTACATTCCGTGGCCTGGGATGGATGTCAGGGATGTCTGGGAACTTCTGGTTAGGGACCGCCCTCCGAGGACAACAGCGAGGGATTTAATCAGGGTCGCAACCTGTTGGTGGATGATCTGGCGGGAAAAAAACGAcgtaatttttagaaatcattCATTTGACCTTTTGTGACAATTAGACGAATCCGAGAAGTGAGCGAAAAATGGATTGAGTTTTGCTGCTTTTAGTTACTTGATCTCGAGTGAGGAGTAGAAGTAGTAATTTTTCTACGACTTTTTCTCTttgcttttatttgtattttctgttttgtttaCCTTTAATATTTTTCGAGGCCATGTTGCCTCAACCCCCTGTAGtcaaatttatttgctaaatgaataaagcgggtagcgtactacctttttctctctaaaaaaaaaaaagataaaaacgatgGAGCCCAATAATAAActatttgttttgtttgctttttttaaaataaactttaatttaaaaatacgaAGTAAACTTTGATCTGTATTTGGATCCCTCAATTCAAACCAACAACAGCACCAATGGCGCctggagagagagggagagagagagagaatcttattattattattattattagggaaaacttcaaatagtcCCATTgtggttttactttttctcattttagtatcctattgTTTAAGgagtatcaagttagtatcatgtggttttacactttttcactttagtaccctgtggtttaaaatgtatcaagttagtattgtgtggtttcgcagtttctcactttagcaccctatggtttcgtactttctcattttaatactccgtgatttttaaaccacaaggtactaacttgatacaaaaatgaaatcacagaatactaacttgatacaaaaataaaattatagagtactaacttgatatattttaaaccacacggtactaaaatgagaatttacaaaaccacaggtactaacttgatacactttaaattgtcgaatactaaaataaaaattacgaaactataaggatttttttttaaaaaaagttttcccttattattATGGAGAGGTGGGGGGCCAGAGACAGCATGATGGGGTGTCTGACGCGGGACTGCTCATTTCCACGTGTCTTGGCGTGTACGGCCTCCGAT
The nucleotide sequence above comes from Ananas comosus cultivar F153 linkage group 17, ASM154086v1, whole genome shotgun sequence. Encoded proteins:
- the LOC109723616 gene encoding E3 ubiquitin-protein ligase CHFR isoform X3, producing the protein MEPGQCSGSKEDDVAWAKLVPADSRYSEVYIRCGDATVCSEVSSSSAEKFTWCEITPSSEKDSATIRNLSSNGIIVDGNIVEEEAVDIKSGTEVISGPDKEGYLCYTFKVIPFEIRNKKNVQIVLDVEHAKCSICLNIWHDVVTVAPCLHNFCNGCFSEWLRRSSTRSRDNVQNVVCPQCRANVHSVGKNHFLRNIEEVLGRQKNPSRKRPLSLSSDESNITDLPCPQCGTEFGGFRCSPGTAHLQCQGCGGLMPSRPNNGVPQHCLGCDRAFCAAYWCSQGVDSSEFDLICHRDTFKPISERTISRIPDLVHQNNPYERDITERCIQQTGKTPQAVISEWITKFDNKQIDRSRLQINHGETITSQTHLCYDCYNKLVDYLLYWFRVSLPSNLLPPDAVNRENCWYGYVCRTQHHNVEHARKRNHVCRPTRGNT
- the LOC109723616 gene encoding E3 ubiquitin-protein ligase CHFR isoform X4; this encodes MEPGQCSGSKEDDVAWAKLVPADSRYSEVYIRCGDATVCSEVSSSSAEKFTWCEITPSSEKDSATIRNLSSNGIIVDGNIVEEEAVDIKSGTEVISGPDKEGYLCYTFKVIPFEIRNKKNVQIVLDVEHAKCSICLNIWHDVVTVAPCLHNFCNGCFSEWLRRSSTRSRDNVQNVVCPQCRANVHSVGKNHFLRNIEEAILQTHSSLKRSDEEIALLDTYASIKSNLVLGRQKNPSRKRPLSLSSDESNITDLPCPQCGLGCDRAFCAAYWCSQGVDSSEFDLICHRDTFKPISERTISRIPDLVHQNNPYERDITERCIQQTGKTPQAVISEWITKFDNKQIDRSRLQINHGETITSQTHLCYDCYNKLVDYLLYWFRVSLPSNLLPPDAVNRENCWYGYVCRTQHHNVEHARKRNHVCRPTRGNT
- the LOC109723616 gene encoding E3 ubiquitin-protein ligase CHFR isoform X1, with product MEPGQCSGSKEDDVAWAKLVPADSRYSEVYIRCGDATVCSEVSSSSAEKFTWCEITPSSEKDSATIRNLSSNGIIVDGNIVEEEAVDIKSGTEVISGPDKEGYLCYTFKVIPFEIRNKKNVQIVLDVEHAKCSICLNIWHDVVTVAPCLHNFCNGCFSEWLRRSSTRSRDNVQNVVCPQCRANVHSVGKNHFLRNIEEAILQTHSSLKRSDEEIALLDTYASIKSNLVLGRQKNPSRKRPLSLSSDESNITDLPCPQCGTEFGGFRCSPGTAHLQCQGCGGLMPSRPNNGVPQHCLGCDRAFCAAYWCSQGVDSSEFDLICHRDTFKPISERTISRIPDLVHQNNPYERDITERCIQQTGKTPQAVISEWITKFDNKQIDRSRLQINHGETITSQTHLCYDCYNKLVDYLLYWFRVSLPSNLLPPDAVNRENCWYGYVCRTQHHNVEHARKRNHVCRPTRGNT
- the LOC109723616 gene encoding E3 ubiquitin-protein ligase CHFR isoform X2, with protein sequence MEPGQCSGSKEDDVAWAKLVPADSRYSEVYIRCGDATVCSEVSSSSAEKFTWCEITPSSEKDSATIRNLSSNGIIVDGNIVEEEAVDIKSGTEVISGPDKEGYLCYTFKVIPFEIRNKKNVQIVLDVEHAKCSICLNIWHDVVTVAPCLHNFCNGCFSEWLRRSSTRSRDNVQNVVCPQCRANVHSVGKNHFLRNIEEAILQTHSSLKRSDEEIALLDTYASIKSNLVLGRQKNPSRKRPLSLSSDESNITDLPCPQCGTEFGGFRCSPGTAHLQCQGCGGLMPSRPNNGVPQHCLGCDRAFCAAYWCSQGVDSSEFDLICHRDTFKPISERTISRIPDLVHQNNPYERDITERCIQQTGKTPQAVISEWITKFDNKQIDRSRLQINHGETITSQTHLCYFFRQMRSTGRTVGMVTSVVPSTTMLNMLGKGTMCAVRQEAIHE